In Leptospira licerasiae serovar Varillal str. VAR 010, the sequence GGACTGCAGCACCTATAATGATGATATCGCTTTGGGTAATGGTCCCGTATTCAAAGAATACTCCCACTACCGCAAGGAACATACCGAAAGCTCCGGTAAAATTCCCTCTTACAGCAGTTTTAGGATGAGAAAGTAACTTTAATCCAATGATAAAAAGGATACTTGAAACTAGATAAATGAGGTTAATATACGCTTTTTCCATTTATGGTTTAATCCTTTTTCTTGAACATTCCCAACATGCGGTGAGTTACTACGAACCCCCCGATCACGTTGACGGTTGCAGCAACGATCGCGATAAATCCTAATACTTGAATAATCCAATGATTTGTAGTATGAAGAGTTAAGATCGCTCCGATGACTGTGATCCCCGAAATGGCGTTAGAGCCTGACATAAGAGGGGTATGTAATAGAGGAGGAATACGGTTGATGACCTCGATTCCTACGAACACTGCGATTAAAAATATCGTCAGGTAGCTTACGAACTGTTCCATATTAGCTTCCTATGGACGGCGGCGGGGAAAATTCCTCAAAACCGATGCCTTAAAATCTGTTCGTTCACTTTTCCGGGACGCCTGCTTCCTGAAAACCCTTTTTTCGAAGCAAGCAGGAGTCGCATTTTCCGCAGGGTTTGCCTCCGATGGGATCATAACAAGAATGAGTCATAGAAAACGGAACACCCAATTTAGAGCCCAATAACACGATCTCTTTTTTGTCTAAGAACTGCAAAGGAGTGCAGATCTCAAGAGGGTGACCTTCGGATCCTGTTTTGGTCCCGATTCGGATCGCGTCCGAATATGCTTTTATAAATTCAGGTCTGCAATCCGGATAACCGGAATAATCTAAAGCATTCACACCAATATAGAGTCTTTTGGCTCCGATACCTTCCGCTAAAGAAACTCCGAAAGATAAAAACAAAATATTTCTACCGGGAACATAAGTGTTCGGGATCTCGGAATGTCCTAAAGAATTTTTAGGCACCTTGATCTTCTTTTCAGTAAGAGAAGAACCTTGGAAAAATTCAGGATTTAATTTTTGGATCAGATGAGGCACTTCTAAAAGTTTTGTGATCTTTTTGGCCGATTTCAGTTCTTGTTTATGTTTTTGATTATAATCGAAGGAAAGAGCGATAGGAGAATAACCGTCTTGGACGGCTTGGTACAAACAAGTGGTAGAATCCAATCCGCCTGAAAAAAGAACGACCGCTTTCGGATTTTTAGAATGAGATTTTGTTCGAACACTGTTCGACCTCGAAGAAGAACTCATTTTTTATTTCTCGGAAGGTCCGTTATAAACGCATGCGCTTGTGCAGGTTTCGTTTAAAGTGATCTTGTATAAAAGAGAAAGTTGAGGTTTAAGTTTTTTCCATAACCAGATGCTGATATTTTCGCTGGTTGGATTTTCTAGACCTTCTATTTCATTCAGAAGATAATGGTCTAGATAGTTTTCGAGCAAAGGTTTAACAACCTTGCTGACTTCCGCGAAGTCCATTAACCAACCCGTTTTTTGGTCCACCTTACCTTTCAGATGTAATTTGAATCGAAAGCTATGCCCATGCATCCTTCTGCACTTATGACCTTCCGGAACGTTCGGGAGGAAATGAGCGGCATCGAAACGAAATTCTTTGGTAAGTTCTATTTCTTCCATTTGGATGTTGGACGAATGGTTGGTTCTGGAAAATGAAAGCCCGGTTTCGGAGCGCCGATCCGGAAATACGCAGACCGACTTCGCAAGTCGGTCTTAAGAAGGCCGAGTAGAGATTACTTTTTAACCAGTTCTTTCAGGATTTCCTGTTTTTTCTGGTCCTTCTGAAATTCGTTTAATACCAGCCACTCACGTTTAATCTGTTTCTCATTAATACCTTTTGCTTCCGCGTATTTTTTGAGAAGTTTAGCTGTTTTTTGGTTCATACCAACCAAAATCCGGGTCGTTTCCCCACTGTCAAGTATAGAAGGTTTGCTCTAAGTGCCGCCAAATCAAAATGAGTTCTAACTTAACCGGCCGAAAAGAACTACGATTATGTCCAGAATACTCCCGAATTGGAACGGAATAAACATAGGATTCTGTAGAATTTCGATAAGAACTGTAGATTGTTGAGTTAGTGAATGAAATTGAAAGGTTGATATTTTTCAACGTTAGTTCTTGTTAATTTAGATCTTTTGTCTCGTCATAAATTATCCAAAAGAGTTACGGGAAATTATTCGGCGGGTAAAATGAAAAATTGGAAAATTTGGCAAAAGATATTATTTTTATCCGCTTTCCTTTCCCTACCGTATCCTTTCGTACTCTATTTTTTGATTTCGGAGCAAAATATTCGAATCGAGTTCGCTGAAAAGGAACTCTCGGGAGTTCACTTATTAAGAAGCGTAATGTATCTTTGGAAAGATCAAAAAACCGATTGGCCCACTAAGATAAAAATTTTCGATCAAGAGAATGAAAAATCGGATTTGCAAGAAGGACTTGTTTCGACTTGGGAAGCATCTAAAAGAGAATTTTCCAAAGGAATCTCTTCCGAACGACAAACAACAATACTTTTAGAACTGAATAACCGTATCGGCGATATTTCGAATCTCATCTTAGATCCGGATCTGGATACGTACTACCTTATGGATATCGTGCTAATTCGTATTCCAATGTTTCATAAATTGTTGGGAGAAATAGAGAGTTTGAATCTTCTCCAGCAAGAAACAAAACTTGAAAGTATCCAAGCCCGCCTTATCGCAAAATCAGGATTGTTGACAGAAACGATTTCCGGAATGGATAGAGGACTTTCGGTGATACTCGAAAAAAGTCCGGAATACGGAGAACATCTCCAGGTTCCTTATTCAAAATTTAAATCCGGCGTGGAGAGTTTAAACGGGTTGATATCCGATACAAACGGTTCAAAGGATTATCGTGGTCGTATGTCGGAAGAATTATTAAAAAATTCTTTAAATACCGAAGCCCTATATAGTGCTGCCTCCGCATCTCTCGAAGCAGGTTTGATAAAAAGAATAAACGGGTTGAAGATACGCAATTATTCCATACTCGGATTCATCTTCATTTTGCTTTCAATTCCTGCCATCGGACTTGCGATTACACTATTTAAAGTTTCTTCTCAGATCGGAAATGTCGTAAAAAGAATGGAAGGTATTGCGATCGGAAAGGGAGATCTTACACAACGTTTGGATGAGAATGCGGGTGCGGAATTCGGAGAAATAGCGATCGGTTTTAACACTTTTGTCGAAAGAATTCGTCTGATCTTATCCGATGTGATCCAAGTGACGGAAGGACTAAAGGAAATTGCCGACCTGAATATGTCCGTATCCTATTCCTTGGAAAAGACATCCACTGATAATTTTTCCTCTATCCAAGAACTAAGTGCAACGACGGAAGAAATTGCATCTTCCTCCGAATTTGTCACAAGTACCGTTGAAGAAGAGATCGAAAGTTTATCTTTTCTAACTGAGAAAGCAGGAGAGCTTTCCAATCTGATCGAAAAGATATCCAGCGGAATCCAATTGGTCAAAACTACGACGGAAAGCATGAAACAAGTCGCAAATGAAAGTGAATCCGATTTGAGTTCTCTAGTAAAAACTATAGACGGTATTTCCGAGAGTTCTGACAAAATCGGCAAAATTGTAGATATTATAAATGAAATCGCCGAAAAAGTCGAGTTACTTGCTATCAATGCATCGATTGAGTCCGCTCGCGCTGGAGAAGCTGGAAGAGGATTTGCAGTAGTAGCCTCCGAAATTACAAAATTAGCGGAACAAACTTCTCAGAGTATATTAGAAATAAGAAAAATAGTTACGAATAACTCGGAAGAGGCAAG encodes:
- a CDS encoding NAD(P) transhydrogenase subunit alpha gives rise to the protein MEQFVSYLTIFLIAVFVGIEVINRIPPLLHTPLMSGSNAISGITVIGAILTLHTTNHWIIQVLGFIAIVAATVNVIGGFVVTHRMLGMFKKKD
- the queC gene encoding 7-cyano-7-deazaguanine synthase QueC, with the protein product MSSSSRSNSVRTKSHSKNPKAVVLFSGGLDSTTCLYQAVQDGYSPIALSFDYNQKHKQELKSAKKITKLLEVPHLIQKLNPEFFQGSSLTEKKIKVPKNSLGHSEIPNTYVPGRNILFLSFGVSLAEGIGAKRLYIGVNALDYSGYPDCRPEFIKAYSDAIRIGTKTGSEGHPLEICTPLQFLDKKEIVLLGSKLGVPFSMTHSCYDPIGGKPCGKCDSCLLRKKGFQEAGVPEK
- the queD gene encoding 6-carboxytetrahydropterin synthase QueD, which produces MEEIELTKEFRFDAAHFLPNVPEGHKCRRMHGHSFRFKLHLKGKVDQKTGWLMDFAEVSKVVKPLLENYLDHYLLNEIEGLENPTSENISIWLWKKLKPQLSLLYKITLNETCTSACVYNGPSEK
- a CDS encoding methyl-accepting chemotaxis protein, producing the protein MKNWKIWQKILFLSAFLSLPYPFVLYFLISEQNIRIEFAEKELSGVHLLRSVMYLWKDQKTDWPTKIKIFDQENEKSDLQEGLVSTWEASKREFSKGISSERQTTILLELNNRIGDISNLILDPDLDTYYLMDIVLIRIPMFHKLLGEIESLNLLQQETKLESIQARLIAKSGLLTETISGMDRGLSVILEKSPEYGEHLQVPYSKFKSGVESLNGLISDTNGSKDYRGRMSEELLKNSLNTEALYSAASASLEAGLIKRINGLKIRNYSILGFIFILLSIPAIGLAITLFKVSSQIGNVVKRMEGIAIGKGDLTQRLDENAGAEFGEIAIGFNTFVERIRLILSDVIQVTEGLKEIADLNMSVSYSLEKTSTDNFSSIQELSATTEEIASSSEFVTSTVEEEIESLSFLTEKAGELSNLIEKISSGIQLVKTTTESMKQVANESESDLSSLVKTIDGISESSDKIGKIVDIINEIAEKVELLAINASIESARAGEAGRGFAVVASEITKLAEQTSQSILEIRKIVTNNSEEARAGKVAVDTSVNSWRKITSGVDSIFLGLNEMILLLPEEMKIKDKLESSIVGIKEKSMSISASTSEQKSALQEIASKVYRINDSIEESNGSAKSLKVRASEMNSQTNKLRELVDSFRIQ